In one Echinicola marina genomic region, the following are encoded:
- a CDS encoding lanthionine synthetase C family protein, which translates to MNKKNILINEIDYIYNLLNKDFHKNSNIGLMGGKSGIILFHINYYKLYGKTEHLEQCYNMLCEVLDYVEQEELDYSFANGIAGIGWLIEYISKNELMGLNSDILLEEFDEILFLELKKMCEIGNFDFLHGALGLGLYFLKRRENELTSNALSLIVQSLYFYSETNNEVVSWKNWQNRNRQEDEMYNLGIAHGIPAIIFILSNILDRGLEKDKVKKLLSGGTKFLLNNSLDHSHFGFYFPHSLPFDKYKDSSRLAWCYGDLSVGLSLWEVTKKSDFEYVKPFLLELFLFSSQRRDMKTNYINDGCLCHGTSGLAIIFNKLYNESGIKEFNDSSNFWINKTLDLRILDDSYSRYRFLESQLTKRWSYKPGVLDGLAGIGLTYISKLNPDQSCNSWTELILC; encoded by the coding sequence TTGAATAAAAAAAATATATTGATTAACGAGATCGATTATATCTATAACCTATTAAATAAGGATTTTCACAAAAATTCGAATATCGGTTTAATGGGGGGTAAGAGTGGAATAATTCTATTCCATATTAATTATTATAAATTATACGGTAAAACAGAGCATTTAGAACAGTGTTATAACATGCTTTGTGAAGTGCTGGATTATGTGGAACAAGAAGAGTTGGATTATAGTTTTGCAAATGGAATAGCAGGTATAGGATGGCTTATAGAATATATTAGTAAAAATGAGTTAATGGGCCTAAACTCAGACATTTTATTAGAAGAATTTGATGAAATTCTATTTCTTGAATTAAAAAAAATGTGTGAAATTGGAAATTTTGACTTTTTACATGGAGCGCTAGGTCTGGGTTTATATTTCCTTAAGAGAAGGGAAAACGAGTTGACAAGTAATGCCCTTTCATTAATTGTCCAGTCCTTATATTTTTATAGTGAGACTAATAATGAGGTAGTTTCGTGGAAAAATTGGCAAAACCGTAATAGACAAGAAGATGAGATGTATAATTTAGGAATAGCACATGGGATACCTGCTATTATTTTCATACTAAGTAATATATTAGACAGAGGGCTAGAAAAAGATAAGGTAAAAAAACTACTTTCAGGAGGAACTAAATTTCTTTTAAATAATTCCTTGGACCATAGCCATTTTGGATTTTATTTCCCGCATTCACTGCCATTTGATAAATATAAGGATTCTTCTAGACTGGCATGGTGCTATGGAGATTTAAGTGTAGGCCTTTCCCTCTGGGAAGTAACTAAAAAAAGCGACTTTGAGTATGTAAAGCCTTTTTTGTTAGAATTATTTCTTTTCTCATCACAAAGAAGGGACATGAAGACAAACTATATAAATGATGGTTGTCTATGCCATGGTACTTCCGGTTTAGCCATCATTTTCAACAAACTTTACAATGAAAGTGGAATTAAGGAATTTAATGATAGCTCAAATTTTTGGATTAATAAAACTTTGGACTTAAGAATATTAGATGATTCATACAGCAGATATCGATTTTTAGAGTCCCAACTTACAAAAAGATGGAGCTATAAGCCTGGAGTTCTTGATGGATTGGCCGGTATTGGATTAACTTATATTAGCAAATTGAACCCTGATCAATCATGTAATAGCTGGACAGAACTTATATTATGTTAA
- a CDS encoding class I lanthipeptide, with translation MKNNKLNRKLSLGKKTIAKLGRNEMSQIQGGAFTDGCTDGCGPLQTAWNCTYQDCTVNCTTGNNTNVQSGCEQSRNCDYSKGSICLCGG, from the coding sequence ATGAAAAACAACAAGTTAAACAGAAAACTCAGCTTAGGAAAAAAAACAATAGCAAAGCTGGGTAGAAATGAAATGAGTCAAATTCAAGGTGGTGCATTTACAGATGGCTGTACAGATGGCTGTGGACCGCTTCAAACAGCATGGAACTGTACTTATCAAGATTGTACAGTAAATTGTACTACAGGTAATAATACAAACGTTCAATCAGGTTGTGAACAGTCGAGAAACTGTGATTATTCTAAAGGAAGTATATGCTTATGTGGAGGATAA
- a CDS encoding transposase translates to MKRHNKTLLLYHLVFPLKYRKSVITDEVGEGLKQICLGISERYEIHFVEIGHEPDHVLFLVHKVSRAIQFKNGKYVKKYNGEGVV, encoded by the coding sequence ATTAAGCGACATAATAAAACGCTATTACTATATCATTTAGTGTTTCCTTTAAAGTATAGGAAATCAGTAATAACCGATGAAGTAGGAGAAGGTTTGAAACAGATATGTTTGGGAATTTCAGAACGCTATGAGATTCATTTTGTCGAGATCGGTCATGAACCAGATCACGTTCTTTTTTTAGTTCATAAAGTGTCTCGAGCTATTCAATTTAAAAATGGCAAATATGTTAAAAAGTATAACGGGGAAGGAGTTGTTTAG
- a CDS encoding transposase: MANMLKSITGKELFRRFPDRRVKLSGGKFWTSGYSVGQYANEEVIKAYVKNQEVEKDYKKLPANQLTLF, from the coding sequence ATGGCAAATATGTTAAAAAGTATAACGGGGAAGGAGTTGTTTAGACGGTTTCCAGATAGAAGGGTGAAATTATCTGGCGGAAAGTTCTGGACGAGTGGATATTCAGTTGGCCAATATGCAAACGAAGAGGTAATAAAAGCATATGTTAAAAATCAAGAAGTTGAGAAAGATTATAAAAAATTACCTGCAAATCAACTAACATTATTTTGA
- a CDS encoding RHS repeat-associated core domain-containing protein translates to MSKKQSASALISEMGFDVPLITYDYNGNIESLQRYGNHADSVNLIIDDLTYIYDDGNQLVKVDDGSGRESGFTDGADQSAEYLYDGNGNIVKDENKGIDSIEYNHLNLPIKVTFSPTKYIEYTYDASGTKVSQKTVDGGDTKVVDYIAGFVYEDNKLQFLQHDEGRVVALRDEEGDIEGIEYQYHLKDHLGNVRATFKGEIQKEKYLATFEPEDQDYESTYFSRYGEVTRINADIFDHTDDGTGDTYSMRLNGTGNEIEGLAKSLAVKPGDWIDAEVYVKYLDPSTTGTPGSPWAQLIQDLGNNASSVVVDGASAGTEPLLFQGLMGYEDDDSDGPQAYLNILVFDEQYNLLYSAYETVTAEAEEDGTDKDHLYISISSVTIEKPGFVYIYLSNESSSPIEVFFDDFKITYKNSPVVQKDDYYPFGLSFNSYTRPSSVGQKYLYNGKELLDDLNLGLYDYGARMYMPDLGRWMSVDPLADAPEQIDKSPYAAFWNSPIRYNDPDGRCPNCITGLIGAGIGALVGGGIEVATQLYNNGSVTNWSAVGGSALQGGITGGAAGFTGGASLVVTAGVAGTANAAGGAANRAIQGQETNIGDVALDATIGGALGAGGKVVGNAVSGAVDDLSNAAKGKLGEALTNVKYGAKG, encoded by the coding sequence ATGAGTAAAAAACAAAGTGCGAGTGCACTGATCAGTGAAATGGGTTTTGATGTACCTCTGATCACTTATGACTATAATGGTAATATAGAAAGCCTACAACGCTACGGCAACCATGCAGACTCGGTTAACCTCATCATAGATGACCTGACCTATATTTATGATGACGGAAACCAATTGGTGAAGGTGGATGATGGCTCAGGTCGGGAGAGCGGTTTCACGGATGGGGCTGACCAATCAGCGGAATACCTCTATGATGGCAATGGCAATATAGTAAAGGATGAAAACAAAGGAATAGACTCCATAGAGTACAATCACCTGAATTTGCCAATAAAAGTAACCTTTAGCCCTACGAAGTATATTGAGTATACTTATGATGCCTCGGGGACCAAGGTGTCGCAGAAAACAGTGGACGGAGGGGATACCAAGGTGGTTGATTATATAGCAGGATTCGTATATGAGGATAATAAGCTGCAATTTCTTCAACATGACGAAGGACGTGTGGTAGCACTGAGGGATGAGGAGGGTGATATAGAGGGTATAGAATACCAATACCATCTAAAGGACCATCTGGGAAATGTCAGGGCCACATTCAAGGGAGAGATACAGAAAGAAAAATATCTTGCCACGTTTGAACCGGAGGACCAGGATTACGAAAGCACCTACTTCAGCCGATATGGGGAGGTGACAAGGATCAATGCCGATATTTTCGACCACACCGATGATGGAACCGGGGATACTTACTCCATGCGTTTGAATGGTACTGGCAATGAGATAGAGGGACTTGCCAAGTCTCTTGCGGTAAAGCCAGGGGACTGGATAGATGCAGAAGTGTATGTCAAGTATTTGGATCCATCTACCACAGGGACTCCGGGGAGTCCCTGGGCCCAACTTATCCAGGATTTGGGCAATAATGCATCATCGGTAGTGGTCGACGGGGCATCGGCAGGCACGGAGCCTTTACTTTTTCAGGGCCTGATGGGCTATGAAGACGATGATTCTGATGGCCCCCAGGCCTACTTGAATATTTTGGTCTTTGATGAGCAATATAACCTGCTCTACTCAGCTTATGAGACAGTGACAGCAGAGGCGGAAGAAGATGGTACCGATAAAGACCATCTTTATATAAGTATCAGTTCGGTAACCATAGAAAAGCCAGGATTTGTGTATATTTACCTATCCAATGAGAGTTCTTCTCCCATTGAAGTGTTCTTTGACGATTTCAAGATTACCTATAAGAACAGCCCAGTCGTACAGAAGGATGATTATTATCCCTTTGGCCTGTCTTTTAACTCGTATACGAGGCCAAGTTCTGTTGGCCAGAAGTACCTCTACAACGGCAAGGAACTGCTGGACGATCTGAACCTGGGTCTGTACGACTACGGAGCTAGGATGTACATGCCGGATTTAGGCCGCTGGATGTCTGTGGACCCATTGGCAGATGCTCCTGAACAAATAGATAAGTCTCCTTATGCTGCATTCTGGAACAGCCCTATAAGATACAATGATCCGGATGGAAGATGTCCAAATTGCATTACAGGTCTGATCGGTGCAGGAATTGGGGCATTAGTTGGTGGGGGGATAGAAGTCGCTACACAGCTTTATAATAATGGTTCTGTTACAAATTGGAGTGCTGTTGGAGGTAGTGCTTTGCAAGGAGGGATTACCGGAGGTGCAGCAGGATTCACAGGCGGAGCGAGTTTAGTAGTTACAGCAGGAGTAGCGGGAACAGCAAATGCGGCGGGAGGTGCTGCAAACCGAGCAATACAAGGACAAGAAACAAACATTGGAGATGTTGCTCTTGATGCTACAATAGGTGGGGCACTTGGTGCAGGAGGTAAAGTGGTTGGAAATGCAGTTAGTGGAGCGGTAGATGATTTGTCAAATGCAGCCAAAGGGAAGTTGGGAGAAGCACTTACAAATGTAAAATATGGTGCAAAAGGATAG
- a CDS encoding DNA-binding protein gives MENRHFLPSIDIVQRLMKVFTVSADNLLNDSENSVVELQNHELNEQLMLINQLDEEEKNALIKIINSMLTKKRMKDLMDGKANF, from the coding sequence ATGGAAAACAGGCATTTCCTGCCCTCTATCGATATTGTACAGCGATTAATGAAGGTGTTTACCGTAAGTGCAGACAACCTTTTGAACGATAGTGAAAACAGCGTGGTCGAGCTTCAAAATCACGAACTCAACGAACAACTGATGCTCATTAACCAACTGGACGAGGAAGAAAAAAACGCCCTTATCAAAATCATCAACTCGATGCTGACCAAAAAACGGATGAAAGACCTAATGGATGGTAAGGCTAATTTTTAG
- a CDS encoding plasmid mobilization protein: protein MGNKHKAPLMLVQSRIPSSRYRELLDLLTKSQNPTMSSLIRDVLSNKTIVCKTHDETYDLLMDRILSIQMEIHAIGVNINQVTRYFNSLEDPLRKKVLVKKLEKLLTETGIKVDGLEKLVTESLL from the coding sequence ATGGGAAATAAACACAAAGCCCCTTTAATGCTAGTTCAGTCGAGGATTCCCTCTTCCCGATACCGGGAATTACTTGATCTGCTCACCAAGTCCCAAAACCCAACCATGAGCTCCCTGATCAGGGATGTCCTGTCCAATAAGACCATTGTCTGCAAAACGCATGATGAAACCTATGACCTGCTCATGGACAGGATTTTGTCCATCCAAATGGAAATCCATGCCATCGGAGTGAACATCAACCAGGTGACCCGCTATTTCAACAGTCTGGAAGATCCACTTAGAAAGAAGGTACTGGTCAAAAAGTTGGAGAAACTATTGACCGAAACAGGGATAAAGGTGGACGGTTTGGAAAAACTGGTCACGGAAAGTCTTCTCTGA
- a CDS encoding relaxase/mobilization nuclease domain-containing protein — MVAKISLGRNILGLLYYNEEKVQEGKGILLSANGFGANAKEGSISEKHRRFRFFTDQNQRAKLNAFHVSLNFSPKESLDKDQLRFIAQEYMQRIGFGAQPYLVYEHFDAGHQHVHIVSTNITTEGKRIETHNLGREKSEKARKELEVEIGLVKAAQQKEQIPALRPLEKVEYGKRESKAAMSNVITEVMRTYAYASLSEFSAILKQFNIGLIQGEEGSKMRTNKGLAYSILDKEGKRIGVPIKASAFYARPTMGRLEKRMERNRKTKEKLVPGARKVFGSILQDSMGKGKAHFERALYKKGFVAEFHYSKTREVFGLSLIDHQNRAVFKASELSRNWSGKKVIQMVEDRNGLLERPSITNHSSDFVMEDRNTNGKNQDRQEAPVWKVEGIPVLMEFLSLLESLGRPESQELNEPFEQRKKKRKRRKLN; from the coding sequence ATGGTGGCGAAAATAAGCCTGGGAAGAAACATCCTTGGCCTGCTATACTATAATGAAGAAAAGGTACAGGAGGGAAAGGGGATTTTACTTTCTGCCAATGGTTTTGGTGCAAATGCAAAGGAAGGGAGCATTTCCGAAAAGCACAGGAGGTTCCGGTTCTTTACCGATCAAAACCAAAGGGCCAAGCTGAATGCCTTCCATGTCTCCCTGAACTTTTCGCCTAAAGAGTCATTGGACAAGGATCAGTTAAGGTTCATCGCCCAGGAATATATGCAGCGAATTGGCTTTGGAGCCCAGCCTTATCTGGTCTATGAGCACTTTGATGCAGGACACCAACACGTCCATATTGTTTCGACCAATATCACCACTGAGGGCAAGAGGATTGAAACGCATAACCTAGGAAGGGAAAAATCGGAGAAGGCCCGTAAGGAACTGGAAGTGGAGATAGGATTGGTCAAAGCAGCACAGCAAAAGGAACAAATACCCGCTCTCCGTCCATTGGAGAAGGTGGAATATGGAAAGAGGGAAAGCAAGGCGGCTATGAGCAATGTGATCACCGAGGTGATGAGAACCTACGCCTACGCTTCCCTGTCCGAGTTTTCTGCCATCCTCAAACAGTTCAATATTGGCTTGATTCAGGGGGAGGAGGGAAGCAAAATGAGGACCAATAAAGGTTTGGCCTATTCCATTCTGGATAAAGAAGGCAAGCGTATAGGTGTGCCCATCAAGGCAAGTGCTTTTTATGCACGGCCTACCATGGGCAGGTTGGAGAAAAGAATGGAACGCAATAGGAAGACCAAGGAAAAGTTGGTCCCAGGAGCAAGGAAGGTTTTTGGATCGATTCTGCAGGATTCAATGGGCAAGGGAAAGGCGCACTTTGAAAGGGCGCTTTATAAAAAGGGATTTGTAGCGGAATTCCATTATAGCAAAACAAGAGAGGTATTTGGCTTAAGCCTGATCGACCATCAAAACAGGGCTGTATTCAAAGCATCCGAGCTTTCACGAAATTGGAGCGGAAAGAAGGTCATCCAAATGGTGGAAGATCGAAATGGATTATTGGAAAGACCATCCATTACCAATCATTCAAGTGACTTTGTCATGGAGGATAGGAATACCAATGGAAAAAATCAAGACAGGCAGGAAGCCCCTGTCTGGAAAGTTGAGGGTATCCCTGTACTAATGGAATTTTTGTCCCTGCTGGAAAGCCTTGGGAGACCCGAAAGTCAGGAATTAAATGAACCTTTCGAACAAAGAAAGAAAAAACGCAAACGACGAAAATTGAATTGA
- a CDS encoding YWFCY domain-containing protein, whose product MATGENLQALRQILDMTRKISIAIILIHAYLAMPRLFESWGLVQPLWDNLLQNFSKLPFLGIPLYTKGLSLGLLLISLMGAKGKKDVRISWTMAMVAIIVGGGLLMMPNYFRGFVMGKLLGDYVYASLLAMGYLLVLWGGGRLSRYLKDQGSKGVFNKENETFPQEERKLVNEYSVNLPAKYQLKRKIRKSWINIINPFRALLVLGTPGSGKSYFVIRHVITQHIAKGFSMFVYDFKYDDLSRIAYNALLKSKGAYQVFPNFIPSILMT is encoded by the coding sequence ATGGCCACTGGAGAAAACCTGCAGGCACTTCGCCAGATACTCGATATGACACGGAAGATCAGCATCGCCATTATCCTGATCCATGCATATCTGGCAATGCCCCGACTGTTTGAAAGTTGGGGACTGGTCCAACCTCTTTGGGATAATTTACTACAAAACTTTTCGAAACTGCCCTTTTTGGGAATTCCACTCTATACCAAAGGGCTTTCCCTGGGACTATTATTGATCAGCCTGATGGGGGCCAAGGGAAAAAAAGATGTTCGGATCAGTTGGACAATGGCCATGGTAGCCATAATAGTAGGGGGAGGCCTACTGATGATGCCCAATTATTTTAGGGGATTTGTCATGGGCAAGCTGCTAGGGGATTATGTATATGCGAGCTTATTGGCAATGGGCTACCTATTGGTATTATGGGGAGGAGGGAGGCTTTCCAGATACCTGAAAGACCAAGGCAGTAAAGGGGTGTTCAATAAAGAAAATGAAACCTTTCCCCAAGAGGAGCGGAAGCTTGTCAATGAGTATTCGGTCAATCTTCCTGCGAAGTATCAACTGAAACGGAAAATACGGAAAAGCTGGATAAATATTATCAACCCTTTCCGTGCCCTTTTGGTGTTGGGAACACCTGGATCCGGGAAAAGTTATTTTGTGATCCGCCATGTGATTACCCAGCATATTGCCAAAGGCTTTTCCATGTTTGTCTATGACTTTAAATATGATGACTTATCTAGAATAGCCTATAATGCCCTGCTAAAATCAAAAGGAGCCTATCAGGTTTTCCCAAATTTTATACCATCAATTTTGATGACCTGA
- a CDS encoding type IV secretory system conjugative DNA transfer family protein has translation MNHSHRCNPLEPSTMLDITDASESSRTIMMGLNREWIKKQGDFFVESPINFLTAVIWFLKRYKNGKYCTLPHVIEMMQTDYDKLFSVLRCEPEIEVLINPFVSAYLQGASDQLEGQIASAKITMARLSSPQLYYVLSESEFTLDINDPEKPKIVCMGNNPQKQQVYGAVLSLYISRITKLVNQKGKLKSSLIFDEFPTIYFNGIDNLIATARSNKVATCLGVQDYSQLKKDYGREQAEVIMNTVGNIVSGQVLGDTAKQLSDRFGKIRQHRQSRSINSNDTSVSHSTQLDLAVPQSTIASLSSGEFVGLVADTPEQPMELKGFHAKIINDHEQIRKEESAYKDIPVCRKLGEKEVMDNYKKIKAEVNELIESELERMMDSPGLMGLIIQRG, from the coding sequence CTGAACCATAGCCACCGTTGTAACCCATTGGAGCCTTCAACCATGTTGGACATCACTGATGCCAGTGAATCTTCCCGTACCATTATGATGGGGCTCAATAGGGAGTGGATCAAAAAGCAAGGGGACTTCTTTGTAGAGTCGCCCATCAATTTTCTTACTGCAGTGATCTGGTTTCTCAAACGCTACAAAAATGGGAAATACTGCACCCTGCCCCATGTCATTGAAATGATGCAGACTGATTATGATAAGCTCTTCTCAGTGCTTCGTTGTGAGCCGGAAATAGAAGTGCTGATCAACCCCTTTGTATCGGCATACCTGCAAGGGGCATCAGATCAGCTGGAAGGACAGATTGCCAGTGCCAAGATAACCATGGCCAGGCTGTCCTCCCCACAACTTTATTATGTGCTTTCCGAAAGTGAGTTTACCCTGGATATCAACGATCCCGAAAAACCAAAAATAGTCTGTATGGGAAACAATCCACAGAAGCAACAAGTCTATGGAGCAGTATTGAGTTTGTATATTTCCAGGATTACCAAACTGGTCAACCAAAAGGGAAAACTAAAGTCCAGCCTGATTTTCGATGAGTTTCCGACTATATATTTCAATGGGATCGACAACCTGATCGCCACGGCCCGGAGCAATAAGGTGGCTACCTGTCTGGGGGTACAGGACTACAGCCAACTGAAAAAGGATTATGGCAGGGAACAGGCAGAGGTGATCATGAACACGGTAGGCAATATTGTTTCAGGTCAGGTATTGGGAGATACGGCCAAGCAGCTTTCCGACCGTTTTGGGAAGATCAGGCAGCATCGGCAAAGCCGATCGATCAACTCCAATGATACTTCGGTTAGCCATTCAACCCAACTGGATCTGGCCGTGCCCCAGTCCACCATTGCTTCTTTGTCCTCAGGGGAGTTTGTGGGATTGGTGGCCGATACTCCTGAGCAGCCCATGGAACTTAAGGGCTTTCATGCCAAAATCATCAATGACCATGAGCAAATTAGAAAGGAAGAAAGTGCCTATAAGGATATCCCCGTCTGTAGGAAACTGGGAGAAAAGGAGGTGATGGACAACTATAAAAAAATCAAAGCCGAGGTCAACGAGCTGATAGAATCGGAACTGGAAAGGATGATGGACAGCCCGGGACTAATGGGTTTGATTATCCAGAGGGGGTGA
- a CDS encoding zeta toxin family protein, with protein sequence MKKLYIIAGCNGAGKTTASYTILPEILDCKEYVNADEIAKGLSPFRPEKASIQAGKLMLTRIKSLIGEGESFAFETTLSTRSYTKLIKEAKEKGFEVYLLFFWLHSPQLAVERVRVRVLEGGHNIPYNVILRRYDNGLKNFFNLYLPIVDQWFLINNSGEPYEIIAENPEGKLNVYDSEIWNNLKLNYHEKG encoded by the coding sequence ATGAAAAAATTATATATTATAGCTGGATGTAATGGGGCTGGAAAAACCACAGCATCCTATACTATACTTCCAGAAATACTAGATTGTAAGGAATATGTAAATGCAGATGAAATCGCTAAAGGGCTGTCCCCTTTCCGCCCTGAAAAGGCCAGTATACAAGCTGGAAAATTGATGCTTACCCGGATCAAAAGTCTGATAGGTGAAGGGGAAAGTTTTGCTTTTGAAACCACCCTTTCCACTAGGAGCTATACCAAATTGATTAAAGAGGCTAAAGAAAAAGGTTTTGAGGTTTACCTTCTTTTCTTTTGGTTACATTCTCCCCAACTTGCAGTTGAACGAGTGAGGGTAAGGGTGCTGGAGGGTGGACATAATATCCCTTACAATGTAATCTTAAGGAGGTATGATAATGGATTAAAGAATTTTTTCAACCTATATTTGCCCATAGTAGACCAATGGTTCCTGATCAACAATTCAGGGGAACCCTATGAAATCATTGCAGAAAACCCAGAAGGGAAGCTTAACGTTTACGATTCTGAGATCTGGAACAACCTTAAACTAAATTATCATGAAAAAGGCTGA
- a CDS encoding ArdC-like ssDNA-binding domain-containing protein: MKRSTKHSRKDVYQIVNERIMSSLEKGIIPWKQPWSVMGLPKNYQSGKVYKGINLWLLLSCGHGKPYYLTFKQAESLGGKIKKGSKSIPIVYWNFVYQHKETGKKLTEQEARKLPK, from the coding sequence ATGAAGCGTTCAACAAAGCATTCCAGAAAAGATGTTTACCAGATTGTCAATGAAAGGATCATGTCCAGCCTTGAAAAGGGCATTATCCCTTGGAAGCAACCATGGTCGGTCATGGGACTGCCCAAAAACTACCAGTCCGGGAAAGTGTATAAAGGGATCAACCTTTGGCTACTGTTAAGCTGTGGCCATGGGAAGCCCTATTACCTGACCTTCAAACAAGCAGAAAGCTTGGGGGGAAAGATAAAGAAGGGCTCCAAATCCATCCCGATCGTTTACTGGAATTTTGTCTATCAGCATAAGGAGACAGGCAAAAAACTAACTGAACAAGAAGCTAGGAAACTGCCCAAGTGA
- a CDS encoding TraG family conjugative transposon ATPase: MRYLGRSATGEFLSLYTALNPIRFNPFYLGGRPLDTEKKESIKTLLLALWKKDDETFTRSEYVAISNALGAFYKSLGKGDFPCFDSFFEFCSNEFKADLERKGVKEKDFDIDNFLYVLRPYYRGGEFDYLLNARENLDLLEQRFMVFELDNIKDHPILFPVVTLIIMEIFISKMRKLKGVRKMILIEEAWKAIAKEGMAEYIKYLFKTVRKFFGEAVVVTQEVEDIISSPIIKQAIINNSDCKILLDQSKYRNKFDGIRDLLGLTEKETMQIMSINKANEPGRKYKEVFIGLGPVSKVYRTEVSPEEYLSYTTEQTEKMKVNQMAKAFGGNLEKGIAALAAEMKGDIL; this comes from the coding sequence ATGCGGTATTTGGGAAGAAGCGCAACAGGAGAATTCCTCAGCTTATATACAGCACTTAATCCCATCCGTTTCAATCCCTTTTATCTGGGGGGAAGGCCTTTGGATACAGAAAAGAAGGAAAGCATCAAGACCTTGCTGCTGGCTCTTTGGAAAAAAGATGACGAGACCTTCACGCGCAGTGAATATGTGGCCATTTCCAATGCCCTGGGGGCTTTTTATAAAAGCCTTGGGAAAGGCGATTTCCCTTGTTTTGACAGCTTTTTTGAATTCTGTTCCAATGAGTTCAAGGCTGACCTGGAGAGAAAGGGTGTAAAGGAAAAGGACTTTGATATCGACAATTTCCTTTATGTGCTCAGGCCCTATTACAGGGGCGGGGAATTTGACTACCTGCTCAATGCCCGTGAAAACCTGGACCTGCTGGAGCAGCGTTTTATGGTCTTTGAGCTGGACAATATCAAGGACCATCCCATCCTTTTTCCGGTAGTGACCCTGATTATCATGGAGATCTTTATTTCCAAGATGCGCAAGCTGAAAGGGGTCCGTAAGATGATCCTGATTGAGGAGGCATGGAAGGCTATTGCCAAGGAGGGCATGGCAGAATATATAAAGTACCTGTTCAAAACGGTCAGGAAGTTTTTTGGAGAGGCTGTGGTGGTCACCCAAGAGGTAGAGGACATCATCTCCAGCCCCATCATCAAACAGGCCATTATCAACAACTCAGATTGCAAAATCCTGTTGGACCAGTCCAAATACCGCAACAAGTTTGACGGTATCCGGGACCTTTTGGGCCTTACCGAAAAAGAGACCATGCAGATCATGTCCATCAACAAGGCCAACGAACCGGGAAGAAAATACAAGGAAGTATTTATCGGTTTGGGGCCTGTAAGCAAAGTTTACAGAACTGAAGTGTCACCGGAAGAATACCTCAGCTATACGACCGAGCAGACCGAGAAAATGAAGGTAAACCAAATGGCCAAGGCTTTCGGTGGCAACCTGGAAAAGGGTATTGCTGCCCTGGCCGCGGAAATGAAAGGAGATATTCTATGA
- a CDS encoding dynein light chain family protein, translating into MKWKKVLKIGLLAGLLCFGAPQMPRTDAAVPAYILEIIRQGVKKAIVAIDLKIQRLQNNTIWLQNAQKVLENTLNKLKLEEIAEWGERQKELYGDYYEGLWKVKSVLTQYQKVRDIAKMQGRLVSEYQKAWHVIVGSGHFSSEELRWMEKVYLGIMDHSVQNLEAVTGVINAFNLKMSDGERLEIINRVERKVRFNLNDLMRFNERNLLINRQRAYAKGEIKTLKDIHE; encoded by the coding sequence ATGAAATGGAAAAAAGTACTGAAAATAGGATTGTTGGCCGGACTGCTGTGTTTTGGGGCTCCCCAAATGCCCCGCACGGATGCAGCAGTTCCGGCCTATATATTGGAGATCATCCGGCAGGGGGTGAAAAAGGCCATCGTGGCCATCGACCTGAAGATCCAAAGGCTACAGAACAATACCATCTGGCTTCAGAATGCCCAGAAGGTGTTGGAAAACACCCTTAACAAGCTCAAACTGGAAGAGATTGCCGAATGGGGCGAAAGGCAAAAGGAGTTGTACGGGGATTATTATGAAGGCCTCTGGAAGGTGAAAAGTGTGCTGACCCAGTACCAAAAGGTCAGGGACATTGCCAAAATGCAGGGGCGGTTGGTATCCGAATACCAAAAGGCCTGGCATGTCATTGTCGGAAGTGGCCATTTTTCTTCCGAAGAGCTCAGATGGATGGAAAAGGTCTACCTGGGCATCATGGACCATTCAGTACAGAATCTGGAAGCAGTGACCGGAGTCATCAATGCCTTTAACCTGAAGATGAGCGATGGTGAGCGGCTGGAAATCATAAATCGAGTGGAAAGGAAAGTACGCTTTAACCTCAACGACCTGATGCGCTTCAATGAAAGGAACCTTTTGATCAACAGGCAGCGCGCCTATGCCAAGGGGGAAATCAAAACCTTAAAAGACATCCATGAATAA